From Punica granatum isolate Tunisia-2019 chromosome 1, ASM765513v2, whole genome shotgun sequence:
AAAAGAACAAATTTATAGCATAATGCTATTaactgataaaaataaaaataaaatataaagataagGATTTTATAAACAATGTTTCTaatatacaaatttatattCCATTTACAAAACTTAACATATGTGATAAGTTTatagtaatttttaatttaaaaatgtgaTGCATGTTAATTGaatagaaattattattataataaatttattgaaaaatagttaaatattattatttatactaaaattaaaagttgaaaattattattatttttataagataattcatttttaaaaatataaataattattataaaaatgatatagAGATGTATGAAGATGGACCAAAAAAATAGTGAATAATGAgttctttaatttataatacaatatatataaatcaactGTGGATACGATCAAGCATTATTGTGAAGTTTTTgtcaataaaattttcaagaaaataactgaaaaagaaatctGCAGCCCATGCGGAACTAGTTATACTATTATTAGCTAGTACGACAAAATGGACTAGTTTGTAGTCATGCGAAATTTTTTTGATCGATGAGCTGggatttcccaaaaaaaaaaaactaagctAGCTGGACAGCTCCTAGAAATTGTAACTTAAATTTAGTGACCgaatattaaaattgagaTAAGATGGAAATTTCCCAACGTGTtccttatttatttaagaGATTCACTCTTAATTaagtttttactttttaccACGTACGTTAAGCGTTTTTGGGCATCCCCACGTGTTCTTTCCCGCACTCGCACGCGCGAATGTCCAAAaatcgctctctctctctcactgtCCCGACGCTGCTGCGTGGCACACGTGGATTCTTTTGCTGGGCTCTCATGGACCCATTTGCTCCCTAACAATCTCTCTCGACCCTCTTGACCGTAAAAGAAACGTTAACAAATGCAAAACCCCGTCAATTACCGCAGAACGTCCCCATCCCTTCCCTCCTTCCTCTCAGACAACTCctttcccctctctctctctcttcgctCTGTTTGCTTCTTCCAATGGCAATGGAGTCTGTTGCTATCTTTTTCACGGGCGCTCTGCTGCTGGGCGGCCTCTACTGGTTCGTGTGCGTGCTCGGCCCGGCGGAGCAGAAGGGGAAGCGGGCGACGGACCTCTCCGGCGGCTCGATCACCGCCGATAAGGTGCAGGACAAGTACCGCCAGTACTGGTCCTTCTTCCGCCGCCCCAGTGAGATTGAGACCAAGGACCGCGTCCCCGACTTCGTCGACACCTTCTACAACCTCGTCACCGACATCTACGAGTGGGGGTGGGGCCAGTCCTTCCACTTCTCCCCCTCCGTCCCCGGCAAGTCCCACCGCGACGCCACCCGTCTCCACGAGGAAATGGCCGCTGACCTCATCCTGGCCAAGCCCGGCCATCGCGTCCTCGACGTGGGCTGCGGCGTCGGCGGCCCCATGCGCGCCATCGCCTCCCACTCCGGTGCCAAAATCGTCGGCATCACTATCAACGAGTATCAGGTAAGGCACATCGCCATTTGCCGCTTCCTTTTAGATTAATCGATTCATGATTCTGAACTTTTCGTTTCGGCCGGCACCAGGTGAATCGGGCCGAGGCGCACAACAAGaaggccgggctggacgggcAGTGCGAGGTTGTATGTGGCAACTTCCTCGAGATGCCGTTCCCCGCCGAGAGCTTCGATGGCGCCTACTCGATCGAGGCTACGTGCCATGCCCCGCGGCTGCAGGACGTCTACTCCGAGATCTTCCGGGTCCTGAAGCCCGGGGCCTTCTATGTCTCGTACGAGTGGGTCACCACTGACAAGTACCGGCCCGAGGACCCGGCCCATGTTGAGGTCATCCAGGGCATCGAGCGGGGTGATGCCCTCCCTGGACTCCGTGGGCAGTCCAACATCGCGGCGACCGCGCAAAAAGTGGGCTTTGAGGTAGTCGAGGAGAGGGACCTGGCCCAGCCCCCGGCTGGCCCATGGTGGACCCGGCTAAAGATGGGGCGGGTCGCTTACTGGAGGAACCACATCCTCGTGACGATCCTCGCAGCCCTGGGGATCGCCCCCAAGGGCACTGTGGACGTTCACGAGATGCTGTTCAAGACAGCCGGTTACCTGACCCGAGGAGGCGAGACCGGGATCTTCACCCCGATGCACATGATCCTATGCCGGAAACCCAACTTGCCAGTGGTAGCACAAGATCCTTCGTCCAACTAATAAGTTTGGATTAGAGGCAACATCGGTAGATCAGACTCCAGCTCAAACCAAGCTCCGAGTTTTGCCTCAACTTATCCGCTGatcttgtcattttacttgccttactttttttgtaattttattacttGCTTTCAATTCCATAATCTGTCTTTTGTAAGTTCCATAGCGTCAATTTTAGCGTCAATTCACGAACTTAAATCTATAGTATGATCGAAAGaagaacttatcggaagtatGGTAGAGATATCGCTAATAAGGATCGTGATGATATGGTCAAAGAGTCTTAATTCAAGAGATCTAAGGGGTTTTAATACAGTGACATAAATTGCTTACTCGAATTTAATAAATCATGAATTCAACCATTGCTAACGGGGATTTTTTTTGCCTcttcatttcatatttttaagtCTTATATTAGGTCCATAAACATacttttaaaaggaaaaaggaaaaagaaagatgagaaatcTAGAGAGGGTTGAATCCCAAAACCGTACTCAAGGCATCAAAGTCGCCCAGGTAGTCCAATTTTCACTCACTTacgctccgtttggtttcatagtagaattttaaaatcaggttttaattttaaaaaagagtggtataaatgagattcaccttttgactttgtatgaattacattgttttgttgtgaaaaaaagtgatataaatgaggtcaactctttgactttatatgaattattttgttttgttgtacttagaattaaattaaaattatgattttaaaattatactcaGAAACCAAACAAGGCATAGCAGACGacctctttctttttgccaaAGCAAATGATAGGAATCTTATGGAACTTTCACACGTGCTTGAGGAATACCTCTCTTAGTCGGGCCAGTCCATGAATAGGTTTAAATCCTTGatgtttttcttaaaaaacACCCCGAACTAGCTAAGGAATCACTTTTGCTCCCTGCTCAATCCGAAAAACGGGGCTGTAAATTCCAAATATCTCGGCCTTCCTCTTCATATCCTAAAGGCTCGCACCAAATCATACTCCTATCATTGATCGCGTCACCAGCAAACTCACTTCCTGGAAGTCCAAACTTTTATCCCAAGCTGGTAGGAGTGTCCTTATCCGAAGTGTGGTATCAGCTCTCCCTACATATTTGATGTCTACCTTCCTCCTTCCCAAGACCATCTCTAATAAGCTCGATTCCTTGTTCTCCAATTTCTGGTGGGGCACCTCATCTTTAGGGAGACCCAAAATTCATTTGAAATCATGGGACTCTCTATGTACCCCCAAAAACACGGGAGGTCTTGGGAAGTCGATGTGCCATCGTTTTAGTCTACTAGCATCTTTTGATTCCTGGAACTTACTCTATATTCACACAGACTTGAATTTTTTAGCTCACAATATTGCTAAGGGAACAAGTGCTTGTAAATATATTGGCCCAATTAACATCTCCAATCTCCCTTCAAGCCTTCTATGGCGAGAGACAGAGATGTGATGATCAATTATCCTTCtaagttaaataaataaataaataaataatatatatatatatatatatatatatatatatatatatatatatatataaagaggaTGAGAAGGGCAGGAAATAAGCAACTTTTTGCAAAGTGGCCAGACCCAGAGAGCACCGACTCCCTTGACTCTTCTTCTTGTATTGTGGGGATCGTTGCTTTTGGCCATAGACAGAACAGACGAATTATAAGACATTTGCCTACTGTATTCCTTGGCTCCGAGCCTCCTTTTAGCTGCGGAAAGATTATTATAAgacattttcattaaaaaaaaaactaaaaggaATATCCACTAAGCTTTTGGTTACTTATTTGGGAAATTTTAACATAATTCTGTGTCATCGTAACACGAAGTCTCCCCATCATTAGATATGTAGTAGATCGTAGGATCCACGTGCATTCAACGGTAGAGAAAATCATGTTAGCATGATATGGAGTCATGTTAGAAGGGTCTATACGAAGATTTCCGTCTGTGTTGTCATCTTTCCATTTGATTTTTTCAGCCTGGAGTTGTTGATTTTTTCAGCGTGAGAGTTCATATTTTGGGGCCACCAGACCCCAACTAACTTTGGAACTTCCATTCACACTTCTATTACTTAAAGCGATCGATCCCGGCTTTCCATGACAATCAGATTAAATGATCTAAATAGGAAAATTTGGGTGTGATTGAATTTTCACGTTTACACGAGACGGGACGCTGCGGATATTAATAAGCTTTCCTCCTTGTTTCCGGATCTTCTTTGCACGAGAAAGCTGAATCCTAGCTAGCTTTTGGGTCGTGGTGGAGTTGGACTTCGGGACTTCTagctccgtttgttttcaaagtcatgatttaagattttaactttaactttaactcaaaacacacatttcaaaagtcaaattggtgggccccatatattattaaaatacaatcccattataattaattatctatatcttccattcattttatatttcaaaagtcaaactggtgggcccatatatttttgtcttcttctacaatcacaatcacaatcacaaattcgtgactttaactccgaaaacaaacgcattgCTAGCTTTTGGCAAAATTTCCGTCTTTGGTTTCTCTCTTTGCATGGCCGAATAAGAGAATGTTTTCTTCATGGAACAAAGTGTCTGGTGGAGTAACTTCAGGAAACTGCACTCCAAGATTTCCTTGCCCGTTCCTGCATTCTTTCTTCATACTATATATACTTCGACCTCTCGGCTTTAGCTCGGCTCGGTACTGGACTCCAGTGATCTACTGAACAAAATTCAAGTGGGACATattaacatattttatatatactaacagatagaattgttttttttatcatagaATTGTCAATTGTACTAGTTACCGTAATTCTGTACCTATCTAGATTTGGATTGTTGTTCGGGGATAGATTGTCGATCTTTTTCACATAAGCGTGCGAGAGATGGATCAATCCACCCATATTGGATTGTTGTTCCCTTCCTTATTTCAGAAATGTGACTGCGTTGCGTTTTTATTCAAGTTAGATTAGACGATGGAGAAGCAATTGGGCTTTTTACGCTTCATTGGGTTTCATTTCATTGCAGTCCATATCAATCGCTTGAATTGGAAATGCTGGCCTATGGCCATCTCCTGGCCCATCCATATCACAGACCGTACAGCTAATTTGAAATCAATTGAACTTTCGAATTTATGGAGAATTCTAACATGACCCAGGGCCAGACTGACATTGTGTTCCCTGACCATCGGATGCCCACAATGACCGCAGGTCGCACACGCATCCGATGCTAGGGAGCCGTTGTTGCGGACTCCTGGATTCAGATCAATTTTTATCAGGATGAATTCCTTCGTTCCAATtgtacccttttttttttctttttcctttgttcCATTAGTATCACGTGGCGTCCGGTAAGGTAGTAGATAAATCTAGATTCAAAACCGATTGGTTCACTAAAGGATAAATGTAAAATTCTCataatcatgaattttctccattcacaaaactcgaatCAAAACGTTATTCTCTTATTTTCATGCCAGCCCATTTAACTTCATTTTCAATCTTCCATACAAAACGTTCTTGAATACCACAAGATTCAAAAAATATCTCGCTACGATGGATAACTATCAATCATCAGATCACAAGCATGTTCATGGCACATTCCTCTACAAATTCCAAAACCATTCCAATCATCGATATAtcattgaaaaggaaaaaaaaaaaatcagtagTCCTAACCAAAGAAAAAATCAAGCCCAAAGTAAACCCAACGTGTGGATGAGATGAACCTTCAAACAAATGGAGGAGTGGATATCATCTCCCACCTCCCCATTGATAGCCATCAACTGATCCCACACTCACTCTCAAGTTCTGAAGCTTCCTTCCGCCTAAACCCCCTAACAATGGCTTCCTTCACAACCTTGCTATCCAAACCCTCTTCTCTCCTTCTCCCAGCTTCCACTAGCAAAGCCTACAATCCCCTGTTCTTGGCCCCTCAACGGTTATACTTCGCCGTCCCCAGACCGTCCCTTCGGCACCTTCAGACGAGAGGGGTTCTCGTGACGAGGGCGGCAGCAGGGGCAGGGGCGGCCTCGGCCGCGGCAGGGAAGAAGGCAAGCAATGAGAGAGTGCAGCAGGTGCACAACATCGAGGAGTTCGATGCTGCGCTCCAGGCGGCCAAGAACAGGTTGGTGGTGGTGGAGTATGCGGCCAGCGACAGCTCCGAGAGCAGCCAGATGT
This genomic window contains:
- the LOC116192567 gene encoding 24-methylenesterol C-methyltransferase 2-like translates to MAMESVAIFFTGALLLGGLYWFVCVLGPAEQKGKRATDLSGGSITADKVQDKYRQYWSFFRRPSEIETKDRVPDFVDTFYNLVTDIYEWGWGQSFHFSPSVPGKSHRDATRLHEEMAADLILAKPGHRVLDVGCGVGGPMRAIASHSGAKIVGITINEYQVNRAEAHNKKAGLDGQCEVVCGNFLEMPFPAESFDGAYSIEATCHAPRLQDVYSEIFRVLKPGAFYVSYEWVTTDKYRPEDPAHVEVIQGIERGDALPGLRGQSNIAATAQKVGFEVVEERDLAQPPAGPWWTRLKMGRVAYWRNHILVTILAALGIAPKGTVDVHEMLFKTAGYLTRGGETGIFTPMHMILCRKPNLPVVAQDPSSN